The following nucleotide sequence is from Synechococcus sp. KORDI-52.
GATCAACCGTCCTTCACTGGATGAGCTCAACGCAGGAAACAGCACAAGTTCGCATGACGATTGAGCAATTTGTTGCTCAAAGTTCAGGCAAGTGGCGCTCAATGCGATCGGGGCATTCTCTAGCCTTCCAACAGTTTGAAGAAGTTCTTAGCGAAGTTGTCATTAAAGAACTCAGCAAAGAGGATCCAGGAGTTAAAAAATTGCTAGAATCATCCTTAGCAAAAGAACAGGATAAATGCACAATTTCATCACCTTTCAAAATGGAATGGTGCGCCGAAAGTGACTGGGAACCCGACGATCCTTCAGAAGTATCATCAGGATCTTGCATTATTGTTCCACTAACCAAAGATAAATCTTCGGGAACATTGATCAGAAGCGTCGGTTATGCAGAATCTGAGGCCGCAATCTCTGAATACCATTTTCTAGATGATGGCACGTTTACCCTCACAACGCAGTACGAACAATCAATTGCGGAAGAAAGAATTTGGTTTGTCTCAGAGAATGTGCGCTGCAGATCATCAGTCTTGAGAACGTCAGCAGGATCAGGAATACTCCAAACTTCATTTGCCTCAGAAGTCCGGCGCATTAATGCATAGATCCAAGAGATGAGCAAGAAATCAGCCTTTGCCGAGTTCGCCAATACTCTCGCTGGCGTCTACGACAACATCGAACAGTCGCAAAAAAATCCCAAGGATTTTGCACGCATCAATATCTTCTTCCGACCATTACCTTGGCATATTTTCAAAGGGCCTGGATTTTATTCTGAACAATGCTACGACTATGCCCCCTGGGATCCTTATCGACAGGGAATTCATCGTTTAACTGCAAATGGAGATACATTTATAGTAGAGAACTATGGTTTCACAAACCCCAGAAGATTAGCGGGAGCTGGTCGGGATCCCGAAATCATGAATGCAATCAATGCAGCAACCCTAAAAGAGCGATGTGGATGTGCGATGCACTTTCACAGCAAAGGAGAAGGAAAGTACATAGGCAAAGTGGAACCTGGGAAAAAATGCCTGGTTCCACGGGATGGAAAACTCACATATCTTGTCAGCGAAGTTGAAGTCGATCAAAACAATTGGATTAGTCGGGATCGAGGGTATGATCCCAAGACAGACGAACAGGTTTGGGGCTCTGAGCATGGGCTCCTAAAATTCAAAAGAATTAAAAGCTTCTCCGAAGAAATCAATGATAAGTGGCTAGATTCGAAAGCCTGAAATGGAAAATATTAAAAAACAAATGAAGGCCTGGATACGTTCACAGCATCTTATATGCGTTGGTACAGACTTTATCTTCGAAACAGTTGATCAAACTCAACTCGATAAATTTGAGGCTTCTATACAAGCAATTGGGGGGAGGATAAGAACAGTCAAAGCAATTGGGAATTGGCCGATGGGACCAAGACGATCGTTCAAAATATTGCAAGCCACAGCAAGCGTACCCAGACCTGGCGGAGAAGATCTAGTTACCTATTGGGCTAAAAAAGGAAGCAAATCAACAAGATATTCGGAAATCAATTCCTGAGAAGAATCCCTACTCTTCAAACCAGCCCATCCAGGTGTCTTGGCTGAAATCGGTATGCTTGCTCCATTTTCTCAAAATAGCGGCGGAATCGATATCGAAACCATTGGCAGCTGCGATCTCAATGACTTGATCCTGATTGAGAGCAGCCTTAATTTGGGCTTTTAGATCTGGCTTTTCACGAACTAAAGTAATAAAAGCCTCTAAGACTTGATCTTGATTTGCGCTAAGAGCAGAACCGGTCATCAAAAGCCATCGAGATCACAGGATCAATTCTAAACGAAACTTCCATCAGCAGACCGTCAAACTAGGCACCATCCATCAACATGGCTCTCCATGGGGCGATCTTACGGAATGCCCATGACCAATGATCATTTGCGATGGCCTGAATCGCCAAAGCTTCAGATTCAGTTAAACAAGCTGAATCTGATTCAACATACTGAAGCCAAGCTGTGATTGAAAAAAAATAATTACGGGAAGCTGCAAAATCAACTATATCTTGATCTGTCTTGCAAGATTTCAATCCAGTTGCAATAGAGTGATCATAAATGACCATCTGCACGAAATGATCAATAACAGAATCAGACATCGTCAGCAGCTTTCAATCCAAAGCGCAAAATTCACCTTCTCACATATCATCTGCAGCACCAAAGGCCCACCGGGGCAACGTAACAACCGCCATGGAATATTTTTTTCTAGAATGCCTGAATCGATGGTAATTTTTGGAGGGCTCGTCGCCTGTTCATAGGGAATCAATGCCGAGCCAGTCAATGAAGGTTCAACATCGTTAACGATTGCTTTTAAATGCTCCAAATCAGCAACCAGGTTCAATTGATCTTGGACATCTGCTGACTTCTGGACAGCTTCAACAAACCTAGGAAGAGCCTGTTCGAGCTCGGGAGAGACTGGCATGATACAAACAACCTTCTTCTTATGATAACAGATGGCGAGAACGTATTCATAAAAAGACAGCGCAAATTAAAGAAGACAATCAGCCAGTCGTAAATCATCACTAATATTCAGACGTGGATGCTATGGTCAAAGACATAAAGGAATTTCAACGTCACTGCAGGTTCAACAGAATCAGGTCAGCTGCTCTAAAACTGCAGCTCAACACCAGCTGACAGAAAATCCTAGTTTTTCATTGATGACTCTTGAAACATGGCCGAGCGATTCGACAACTTGGTTGAAGGCTTGACAGAAGAGCAGGCCATGGCAGTGATTTTGGCTGATCCAGACTCACTCGAGAGGCCCGTTGATAAATACATGGCAGCCACAAGGCTTGGAGCGAGTAACAGCGAAGAGTCACTTGATGTGCTGATTCAGGCTGCAGAGCTGGATCCAGAGCAACTTTTTAATCGAATCACGCGACGCAAGGCGATTGACGCCCTTGGCAGACGAAAAAGTCCAAAGGCCCTACCCTCTCTGTTTCGAGCTTTAAAGTGCAGCGATGAAGCTGCGGTGATTAATTCTGTTGAAGCGATCACAAAAATTGGAGCACCGTTATCAGAAGCAGATCATGAAAAATTATTGGGAGCGCTTGAGGGCGAGGATATTCAAAAGCGAGCTGTCATACAAGCATTTTGTCGTTTAGGGGTCCCCTCTGTCATCAACAGCATCAGCCCCCTCCAGGGTGATTCAAATCCCTTGGTGGCTGGTGCGGCAAGGGCATACATGTCGAAAGTTGCTCAACGGCCAGAGGGCCTTGATGTCCTCATACCGCAACTTGTTGATCCAATCGCAGGACGGAGGCGCTCTGCCGTGATTGATTTGGGCGATGCAGGTGACGTTTCAAGGCTGGAAGCTCTTGTCACAGCTCCTGTGTCGATGTCGTTGCGTGCTAGAAGTGCATTTCAGTTGGTCGATCCTGATAAGAAATGCCAGATACCGGAAGAATATGCTGAGCCAATAACACGACTCTTACAAGATAACCCTCAACAACTCAAACTTAGGAAAGAGTGGATTTGTGAAATTGAACCTACAGAGATCGAAAACAACCTTCAACATCGCGACGAAGCACGCCAATACGGTGGTGCTTCAAGCTTGATGTCCATGCCTAAAGCAGAGAGAATTATTTTGATTAACGAAATTAAAGAAAAATTATGGAGTGATTACGTTACGCACTATTACCTAACAGCTGTCGTCAGCCTTCAGGGTTTGGAAGAACGAAGCGATCTAATCAGGCTTGCCTTAGCCGAAACAATCCCTCAGTACACCAAGTCACGCATTGCTGCAGCTTGGGGGTGCCTCCGATTGGGCCTTGTGGACCAAAAGCCGCTCCTGGAGGAGCTTTCAGCCAGTGCCTTCTGGATACCACTGAAATGGAGCTGCCAACGCGTCCTTAAACAGTTGTCATAAAAAGACGAGCGGTAAATAAGTTGAACTATCGGACATTGGTTGACGACATGGCCTTACTGATTTCGCCTTTGTCAACTTGTGTGTCCTGACGTCGTCCTTCAGGAAGTCGACCCAGGAAGCAGGGGTAGTGTCATTCGTGATGCGGAATGCATCTCCCCAAACAACGTATTCCACAACCCCATGCTCGACGCATTCTCCCGGGCTGCTGTCTCGGCCGATTCCAGCGGCTCCTTCATTGGTGGCGGCGAACTGGCTTCTCTGAAGTCCTTCATTGCTGATGGCAACAAGCGCCTGGACGCTGTGAACGCCATCACCTCCAACGCCAGCTGCATCGTGTCTGACGCCGTCGCCGGCATCTGCTGCGAGAACACCGGCCTGACCGCCCCCAACGGTGGTGTTTACACCAACCGCAAGATGGCTGCTTGCCTGCGTGATGGCGAGATCGTTCTGCGTTACGTCTCCTACGCGCTGCTCGCCGGTGACGCTTCCGTGCTGCAGGACCGCTGCCTGAACGGTCTCCGCGAGACCTATGCAGCTCTGGGCGTTCCCACCGGTTCCGCCGCACGTGCTGTTGCCATCATGAAGGCCGCTGCTAGCGCCCTGATCACCAACACCAACAGCCAGCCCAAGAAGATGGCTCTGACCTCTGGTGATTGCGCCAGCCTGTCTGGTGAAGCTGCTAGCTACTTCGACATGGTGATCAGCGCCATCAGCTGAGCCAGGTATCGATTTTCTGCACACCTGAACACCCTTCTTCTCAATCATGAAGTCCGTTATCACCACCGTCGTCGGCGCAGCCGACAGCGCATCCCGTTTCCCCACCGCCTCCGACATGGAGTCCGTCCAGGGCTCCATCCAACGCGCCTCTGCTCGTTTGGAAGCTGCTGAAAAGCTGGCCAGCAACTACGACCAAGTTGCACAGGAAGCTGTTGATGCCGTCTACGCCCAGTACCCCAACGGTGCCACCGGCCGTCAGCCCCGTAAGTGCGCCACCGAAGGCAAAGAGAAGTGCAAGCGTGACTTCGTTCACTACCTGCGTCTGATCAACTACTGCCTGGTCACCGGCGGCACCGGCCCTCTGGATGAGCTGGCCATCAACGGTCAGAAAGAGGTCTACAAGGCCCTCAGCATCGACGCTGGCACCTACGTGGCCGGTTTCTCCCACCTGCGTTCCCGCGGTTGCGCCCCTCGCGACATGAGCGCTCAGGCTCTGACCGCTTACAACCAGCTGCTCGACTACGTGATCAACTCCCTGGGCTGATCATCAGTCAAGCTGAGTGATTGTTTGATCTAACCAAGGGGTGGGCCAAAAGCCCACCCCTTTTTGTTTTCAAAGTCAAAAACGCAAATTGTTGACCATCAAGGGTGAACAGTTCTGGAACAACCCCGAATACCTGCGGCGTACTAACAAGCAATATGGACACACTTATCGACGCAATGCTTACTCTCGGTGACAATTGGCGGATTACGAGTATCGATTAGCATCAATACTCAATTTCACCAGATTAATCTCGACAAAGCTTAATGACACTAAAAAAACATTTGTGTCAAAGCATGTTTGGAGTAGTCACCACAAATCACCTCCCCTCACTTACCAATGCTAAGTACACAAACCAGCCCGGCAGGGATGGCTGCGGCCAGCCGCACCAAACCGGCATCGTATTCCATGCCAAGCAAAGCTGGCAAAAATACAGTCCATCGGACTGTTGCTGGAGCCATCGCTGAATTCAAGCGCAACACCTGTTCCAAGATGGGACTTGGTATTGGCCCAAGGCTTCACAGCGAATGTCCTTTTGCAGTGACGTTCGATGAGTATCACCCAAGCAGCAACGAAGCCCTGGAACGCACAATCATTGCCGCATACAAGCAGGTCTACGGCAACCTACCTCCCACTGAAAACGAGCGTTGCACCTCCCTTGAGGCACGTTTGATGAATGGAGAAATTACAGTCCGCGACTTTGTAAACGGCCTGGCTAAATCTCCGTTCTACAAGGAAAATTATTTCCACAGTGTTGCCCCCCAGCGTGGAATCGAACTCAATTACAAACACCTACTAGGACGGGCACCCCTCAATCAAGAGGAAGTTCAAAACAGCATCAAACTTCAGGCAGAAGAGGGTTTTGATGCTCTGATCGACAGCCTCACGGATTGCGCAGAATATGCAGAGGTTTTTGGATCAGACATCGTTCCTTACATGCGGGCGGGCGATTCCTACGCAGGAATGATGACCAGCTCCTTCAATATGATGAGAGAGCTTGCTGGTACAAAGGTTGCCGTCAGCGACAACGCACAAGGAAAACGCAGTCGCACCAACACACAGCTGGCTGCGGCATCGATCAGCATGATGAAGCCAATCTTTAAGGGCGCACCAACTCTGCCCCAACAAAAGTACGGCGGACATCAGCCTCCCAAGAGGACAGGTCCTGCTCCGTTCCGTCCATTCGGCGTTAAGCCTTTTGGCTGAAGTGGGTTAGGCCCTTCATGCCATCATGCTGGCCCCCTTTTCAGGAAGGGGGCATTTTTTTTCAATGCAGCACAACACTGAACATTAGGCTGCTGATCAGAGTCGCCTAGATTGCACTCAACGAAGATTGAAGCGCACTGTGCTCCAAGATTTCACCGATGTCTCATCCATCAGCGAAAGCCAGCTCACGGAAGAAGAAGCACTCCAGCTCGCTGATGAGCTCAGTGCAAAATTAAGCGAAGGTGAGATCCCAAGATCTGATGCCGAGTCACTCAAGCGTATGGTCGCCGGACTTGGGGATGCGAGAGGCGCTTTACGACTCACCTTTGCAAAAAGTCTTGGGGCGGTTGGGGACGAAGCTCTACCCATTCTTTGTAAAGCACTTCGCCAACACCAAAATGTGATCGTAAGACGAGCATCAGCCAAAACACTAAATTTGATTGGCAACAAGGAAGCGCTGCCTTATCTGCTTGAAGCCTTTTTAGAAGATGATGACCCAGTTGTTCTCGGTTCATCAGCTGGAGCGATGGCCACCATTGGACCGGATGCCATGGATTCACTGCTTGGAATCCTAAAAAATCCATACTGCACACCATTTCAGGTTGGATTAATCAATCTCGCACTAAGCTTCATCGGGTCTAAGGCACCAGAAGCTTTGCTGGAAGCTGCAGATTCAGACGTGGCTGAAGTTCGCGTAGCCGCAATTTCAGCATTGGGAGATCAAATACAAAAGAGTGATGATTTAAGAGCACAAAATAGAGTATTTCAGGCACTCGACGACATCTCAGCAGACGTCAGGGCAGAAGCGGTAACCCTTATCGGAAAATCATGTGATGCCGAAGATGTTGAAAATTTGCTGAGCAGAAAGCTGGTCGATCAAGACACTCAAGTACGTAAAAATACAGCAATGGCGCTAATGAAACTCGAAGCATATAATGCCATAGAAAAAATAGAAGCTGCAAAGTTAACAGAAAAAGATGAGTCGGTTCAAGCAGTATTCAATGCTGCCATTAACATACTAAGTAGAGATTTGCAGGAGAAACAGGAAAGCGAATAGAGCATTCAGGAAAATAGCATTGGAAGAATGCTCAGACGAGCAAATCACACCTCCGCATAACACAAAGACAAGAAAGACCAGGCAATTTGATAGGAAGTGGACACTAAAAAGACAAAAGGCAATCATTCAGAAAAACATTAAGCTTCTTGCGCGCAACCAAGGAAAACCAATAGAGTATGAAAAATGCTCAAGAAGTTTGCGAAAAAAACGATCGCGCAATTATATTTTTTCCGACACGCTCGAGATGGAAGAGTTTTGCAAGGCACATTTTGAAGAATATCACTCAACATCCAGCTTCGGATGCAATGTAACTCAGTTAAGCACCGGCCTTCTCGAAACGAAGACCACTTGCTCACCAATTCAAGATGTGCATCTTGAAATATTTAAATCAAACCAAACTCTGCTCTACGAGGAAGAAGCCAACACAAAATCAGTATCATTCTGCTGGCTAGACACATTACCGTCAAACGATGCGGAGGCACAGACCATCATTAGCGGCCACCAAATGACAAGAAAT
It contains:
- a CDS encoding Nif11-like leader peptide family natural product precursor, whose amino-acid sequence is MSDSVIDHFVQMVIYDHSIATGLKSCKTDQDIVDFAASRNYFFSITAWLQYVESDSACLTESEALAIQAIANDHWSWAFRKIAPWRAMLMDGA
- a CDS encoding HEAT repeat domain-containing protein, with the translated sequence MAERFDNLVEGLTEEQAMAVILADPDSLERPVDKYMAATRLGASNSEESLDVLIQAAELDPEQLFNRITRRKAIDALGRRKSPKALPSLFRALKCSDEAAVINSVEAITKIGAPLSEADHEKLLGALEGEDIQKRAVIQAFCRLGVPSVINSISPLQGDSNPLVAGAARAYMSKVAQRPEGLDVLIPQLVDPIAGRRRSAVIDLGDAGDVSRLEALVTAPVSMSLRARSAFQLVDPDKKCQIPEEYAEPITRLLQDNPQQLKLRKEWICEIEPTEIENNLQHRDEARQYGGASSLMSMPKAERIILINEIKEKLWSDYVTHYYLTAVVSLQGLEERSDLIRLALAETIPQYTKSRIAAAWGCLRLGLVDQKPLLEELSASAFWIPLKWSCQRVLKQLS
- a CDS encoding phycobiliprotein lyase, yielding MTIEQFVAQSSGKWRSMRSGHSLAFQQFEEVLSEVVIKELSKEDPGVKKLLESSLAKEQDKCTISSPFKMEWCAESDWEPDDPSEVSSGSCIIVPLTKDKSSGTLIRSVGYAESEAAISEYHFLDDGTFTLTTQYEQSIAEERIWFVSENVRCRSSVLRTSAGSGILQTSFASEVRRINA
- the mpeA gene encoding class 2 C-phycoerythrin subunit alpha, producing the protein MKSVITTVVGAADSASRFPTASDMESVQGSIQRASARLEAAEKLASNYDQVAQEAVDAVYAQYPNGATGRQPRKCATEGKEKCKRDFVHYLRLINYCLVTGGTGPLDELAINGQKEVYKALSIDAGTYVAGFSHLRSRGCAPRDMSAQALTAYNQLLDYVINSLG
- a CDS encoding phycobilisome rod-core linker polypeptide, with amino-acid sequence MLSTQTSPAGMAAASRTKPASYSMPSKAGKNTVHRTVAGAIAEFKRNTCSKMGLGIGPRLHSECPFAVTFDEYHPSSNEALERTIIAAYKQVYGNLPPTENERCTSLEARLMNGEITVRDFVNGLAKSPFYKENYFHSVAPQRGIELNYKHLLGRAPLNQEEVQNSIKLQAEEGFDALIDSLTDCAEYAEVFGSDIVPYMRAGDSYAGMMTSSFNMMRELAGTKVAVSDNAQGKRSRTNTQLAAASISMMKPIFKGAPTLPQQKYGGHQPPKRTGPAPFRPFGVKPFG
- a CDS encoding CpeR family transcriptional regulator → MENIKKQMKAWIRSQHLICVGTDFIFETVDQTQLDKFEASIQAIGGRIRTVKAIGNWPMGPRRSFKILQATASVPRPGGEDLVTYWAKKGSKSTRYSEINS
- a CDS encoding HEAT repeat domain-containing protein, with product MLQDFTDVSSISESQLTEEEALQLADELSAKLSEGEIPRSDAESLKRMVAGLGDARGALRLTFAKSLGAVGDEALPILCKALRQHQNVIVRRASAKTLNLIGNKEALPYLLEAFLEDDDPVVLGSSAGAMATIGPDAMDSLLGILKNPYCTPFQVGLINLALSFIGSKAPEALLEAADSDVAEVRVAAISALGDQIQKSDDLRAQNRVFQALDDISADVRAEAVTLIGKSCDAEDVENLLSRKLVDQDTQVRKNTAMALMKLEAYNAIEKIEAAKLTEKDESVQAVFNAAINILSRDLQEKQESE
- a CDS encoding chromophore lyase CpcT/CpeT encodes the protein MSKKSAFAEFANTLAGVYDNIEQSQKNPKDFARINIFFRPLPWHIFKGPGFYSEQCYDYAPWDPYRQGIHRLTANGDTFIVENYGFTNPRRLAGAGRDPEIMNAINAATLKERCGCAMHFHSKGEGKYIGKVEPGKKCLVPRDGKLTYLVSEVEVDQNNWISRDRGYDPKTDEQVWGSEHGLLKFKRIKSFSEEINDKWLDSKA
- a CDS encoding bleomycin hydrolase, which encodes MLDAFSRAAVSADSSGSFIGGGELASLKSFIADGNKRLDAVNAITSNASCIVSDAVAGICCENTGLTAPNGGVYTNRKMAACLRDGEIVLRYVSYALLAGDASVLQDRCLNGLRETYAALGVPTGSAARAVAIMKAAASALITNTNSQPKKMALTSGDCASLSGEAASYFDMVISAIS
- a CDS encoding Nif11-like leader peptide family natural product precursor is translated as MTGSALSANQDQVLEAFITLVREKPDLKAQIKAALNQDQVIEIAAANGFDIDSAAILRKWSKHTDFSQDTWMGWFEE